A segment of the Cotesia glomerata isolate CgM1 unplaced genomic scaffold, MPM_Cglom_v2.3 scaffold_105, whole genome shotgun sequence genome:
GatgtattaatttatgatcCAAATGGATTATTGTGAGGCTTAAGTACTTGTGAGGCTTGATCGATTGGTTGTAATTGAAATATCGGTAGTCTTTTgcatattatcaattattcagtatatttttgaatcgtaatttttttttaagtgtataCTTATGTTTTTTCGTCATTCCAGCCACTGGGcctaatacttttttttacagatttcTTATGTAcaagatatatttattttgttttacttTAATCGATCATTTTGTTTAgaggtttttttatgtaccgaatttttatttttcaactatgtttttaatattaataactattctATTGTTAAATAGTTGatgttttattgttaaatgtcaattatttatcgtgtgattttaaaattattaagaaactTACTACAGATCTCAGTCAAGATATTTCGCtagtattgttattataaatgtTGATTCATTGTATTTAGAGCTatctgtataaaaaataaagtaaaaatttctgcgtcattaaaatttgtcttattaatttaatcaatgcattaaaaaattttttcttaaaaaaaaataaatcaaaaagttataaattcataatttaaaaataagtaattataaatatataataattaattgtagttcacaattataaaataaatattttagtgataaaaatttatatttaatttttatttaaggttTACAAAATCAGTCTGtacattaatataataattatttttattaatattattattttaagttgttTAAATTGAATCACAGTTcgttttaatattattgacgtataaatatatataaaaattacattatttattttaaatttatcacaataatTAACTATCTTTTTggcaataaaatcattttataataaaaaaaaataacatgatttagaaaatcaataaaataaatttattaatttcataatagaatagaaatttaaaaattactgaacAATACTTGTCAAGTCTTCTTAGATAAGAACTCATGAACACGATTTGGGTCCGAGATGAAACTAGCGCTTAAATCCCCGCGGATATACGCCGCAACTGGACTCTTAATTTTAGTTTCTGACGTTTTTCGGCATATATCAACGGaactcttaattttaatttcggaCGTTTTTgagcatatattttttttcggagtcggaaagaaaattctttttctttttggaGCAGGGATTTTTCCCGGTGAACAGAAGTATCGCCCCCGAATCTTTTCATAGTTTTTAGGACTGTTATAGGGCGAGTGAATTACTTTAATGCTTGGCGAGTGAATTATCTTAATGCTTGGCGAGTTAATTACCTCAACGCTTGGCGAGTTAATTGCCTCAATGCTTGGCGAGGAACAAGTAATAGTAATCGGTGGAATGAATTGTTCAGAATTGGAAATTCCACTTGACTTACATTCAGATTTTTCAGATTTCGAAGTCCAATTGGGAGTTAAAAGACTCGAAGCAGATTTACCAAACAAGCCCGGCGAAGTATCAGCAATTTTTTCTCCATCAGCCGGTATTTTTGACTCTTCTTTAGAATTCGAGCAAATCATATCAAGCATACAAGAGACCTTTGCAGTTGACATAGTAGCTGATTTACAAAAATCGGGCTTGTATATGGGTATCAAggatctttttttaataaaacccgttgttatttttctcttggggcaattttttttcctgatTCCTATCGCACTTTTGCTGGATAATTTAGAAGCCTTGAAACTTTTGGTACGGTCAATTGGAGTTGCTTCAACACTGGACTCTTCAAACTCGCTGAGTCTTTTCGCCCAATCAGACTTTTCATAGTAATTATTAACCTTTTCCAAGAATTCATCAGCGTATGACTTGTTCagtgttttattttcttcattctTTTTGCTTCTGGAGTCCCTCCAACTATGACGAAGATCCGCCTGCAGAACTTCTTTCCGAATATCCCAGTTGTTCGATGAAGCACGGGAAGTTGAAACTGGCCCTTTATTTTCAGAACAAACCAATGACCGAGCTTTACGACTACCATCTACACAACTTTTACTTCCAGAGCTTTTGGAGCCCGATGAATACGGTGACTCTGACAACAATTCAAGTTCCTGCTTTCGACAGAGTTCGAGTGCTTTTTTCTGCTCTTTAGTCAATTCCGGCATTGGCTTTGGAGTTCTGGGTAATTCATCTTGCATACAGATTTTCTCGATGGTGTTGAATGACAATTCGCTCAAATCACTATTTTTGAGATCTGTTAACTTTGATGATTCCGAATGAAGAGAGGAAGACTGGGACTCAGTCGAGGTTGAATCTTTAGCAGATTTTAATGAATTGACTATCGTGTAAGTAGTACGTTCATCACGGACACTCTGACTGTTGTTCATAGCTTGCAGCAAGAAACTCTTGAATGCATCAACAGACTGGTGAGAATTTTCCTCAGGCTCTTCAAGAATAGTTCTTAACTCGACCTGGAACTCTTCGGGTAGTTTGCTTATTGTCTTTATCAACCGACTTTGAAATTGGACAAGCTTACCattatctgaaaaaatttcaattttttgttcagaaaTGGTCAATGGTACTAAAATCTCTTTTAATTCCTGGTACGAAGTTTGAGTGCTCGTTAAAGAACTCTCATAGAGTAAAGAGTCTTGAAAACTGCCAGTGTGAGAGGAAGACTTTGATGTAGAGTCGTTAATATCGTTGATATGATGGTCTAATAAATCACTGATTGTCTGGATGGTTAAAGACATAGACTCTTCCGCATCATAAC
Coding sequences within it:
- the LOC123273543 gene encoding uncharacterized protein LOC123273543 (The sequence of the model RefSeq protein was modified relative to this genomic sequence to represent the inferred CDS: added 48 bases not found in genome assembly) — protein: MEQFRKAERDSRSLRLLRQNSEDSLATDEEDTIISHLRDSKLFTNSSSSLELSMEDRNSYYARKYPRLARLEEVCSQIEQESEIEFNKSVNIYKKLNFTIQDSNSSATLLSDSSTIAGSESGYDAEESMSLTIQTISDLLDHHINDINDSTSKSSSHTGSFQDSLLYESSLTSTQTSYQELKEILVPLTISEQKIEIFSDNGKLVQFQSRLIKTISKLPEEFQVELRTILEEPEENSHQSVDAFKSFLLQAMNNSQSVRDERTTYTIVNSLKSAKDSTSTESQSSSLHSESSKLTDLKNSDLSELSFNTIEKICMQDELPRTPKPMPELTKEQKKALELCRKQELELLSESPYSSGSKSSGSKSCVDGSRKARSLVCSENKGPVSTSRASSNNWDIRKEVLQADLRHSWRDSRSKKNEENKTLNKSYADEFLEKVNNYYEKSDWAKRLSEFEESSVEATPIDRTKSFKASKLSSKSAIGIRKKNCPKRKITTGFIKKRSLIPIYKPDFCKSATMSTAKVSCMLDMICSNSKEESKIPADGEKIADTSPGLFGKSASSLLTPNWTSKSEKSECKSSGISNSEQFIPPITITCSSPSIEAINSPSVEVINSPSIKIIHSPSIKVIHSPYNSPKNYEKIRGRYFCSPGKIPAPKRKRIFFPTPKKNICSKTSEIKIKSSVDICRKTSETKIKSPVAAYIRGDLSASFISDPNRVHEFLSKKT